The following proteins are encoded in a genomic region of Magallana gigas chromosome 1, xbMagGiga1.1, whole genome shotgun sequence:
- the LOC105342493 gene encoding blastula protease 10 gives MTHKISGALPGPSPVIYNRLSRILAQHLDVLHERNQMALYTATFFYLSVLVYLSQVVTADSDPQQDEGTLVRDLLTLLKRHQGSVHPLRRSESGGTETGAQGGDVPSEGKISDLTKENWERIKNPTKQLDTWNGDQNVPEADLMESFVVIDGDKQLKPVGLRPWDKSVVNAESNDVHVEGRESGNDATSKSLKKRNFAKDERLWEYGVVPYEIDPKITQSDMIATIKAGIDQMNKYTCLRILPRSQTTNMNLPHKQYLLFQPDSICISFIGRYEYLNSDAQPIGLSYPLCNQVQTILHELMHAIGMHHEQSRDDRDRYIKIFYDNIVGGTGNKNMNIYPTFDRYPYDAESVLQYGLYDLAMNSNQKTMELRDKLLEFLPAMTRNLSFYDVAEITKAYQCTDHCPSVPTCENGGFVHKGCECLCPKGLKGQRCEEADTDSGCGGIITLAAGESREITTPNYPNNYNRGAQCTWLIKGPEDKQIKMTILEFHVAFNQQRRFCYHWVEIRYNLIGQTGIRECGYHRPGSGVYVMTSSDAKGKLLLLFNSAFNANVAPTKGFKLKVEVV, from the exons ATGACACACAAAATTAGTGGTGCTTTGCCCGGGCCCTCGCCGGTCATATATAACCGGTTATCTCGAATCCTTGCCCAGCATCTCGACGTTTTACATGAGAGGAACCAAATGGCCCTTTACACGGcaacttttttttacctgtCTGTGCTGGTATACCTTTCCCAGGTCGTTACAG CGGACTCTGATCCACAGCAAGACGAGGGAACTCTGGTGAGGGACCTGCTCACCTTGTTAAAGAGACACCAGGGGTCTGTTCACCCCCTACGGCGGTCGGAGTCCGGGGGCACGGAGACAGGGGCGCAGGGAGGAGACGTACCCAGTGAGGGGAAGATCAGTGATTTAACCAAAGAAAACTGGGAGCGGATCAAAAACCCCACAAAACAACTGGACACGTGG AATGGAGATCAGAATGTACCAGAGGCGGATCTAATGGAGAGCTTCGTGGTCATCGACGGCGATAAACAACTGAAG CCGGTCGGTCTCCGACCATGGGACAAATCTGTGGTGAATGCAGAGAGCAACGATGTCCATGTCGAGGGCAGAGAAAGCGGAAATGACGCAACG AGTAAGAGCTTAAAGAAAAGGAATTTTGCCAAAGATGAACGACTTTGGGAGTATGGCGTCGTACCTTACGAAATCGATCCCAAAATAA CCCAGTCTGACATGATAGCCACCATCAAGGCGGGAATCGACCAGATGAACAAGTACACGTGCTTACGCATCCTGCCTCGTTCTCAGACCACGAATATGAACCTTCCACACAAACAGTACTTACTGTTCCAGCCAGATTC AATCTGTATCTCGTTTATCGGGAGGTATGAATACCTGAACTCAGACGCCCAACCAATCGGACTCAGCTATCCCCTGTGTAACCAG GTGCAGACGATCTTGCACGAGCTGATGCACGCAATCGGCATGCACCACGAGCAGTCACGTGACGACAGAGATCGCTACATCAAGATATTTTACGACAATATCGTGGGTGGCACCGGaaacaaaaacatgaacattTACCCCACTTTCGACAGGTACCCGTATGACGCCGAGTCGGTGCTTCAATATGGACTGTAT GACCTCGCTATGAACAGTAATCAGAAAACAATGGAGCTGAGAGACAAGCTGCTGGAGTTTCTTCCCGCCATGACACGAAACCTGTCCTTCTACGACGTCGCGGAAATCACTAAGGCATACCAGTGTACAG ACCACTGTCCGTCCGTTCCGACGTGTGAGAACGGCGGCTTCGTCCACAAGGGCTGCGAGTGTCTCTGTCCCAAAGGTCTAAAGGGACAAAGGTGTGAGGAGGCCGACACAGACTCCG gttgtggcgGGATAATTACACTGGCAGCAGGAGAGAGCCGTGAAATCACGACACCTAACTACCCCAACAACTACAACAGGGGCGCCCAATGTACCTGGTTAATTAAG GGACCAGAGGATAAGCAAATAAAGATGACGATTCTGGAATTCCACGTGGCCTTCAACCAGCAGCGGCGCTTCTGCTACCATTGGGTGGAGATCAGATACAACCTGATTGGACAGACCGGGATCAG AGAATGCGGATACCATCGGCCGGGGAGTGGCGTGTATGTCATGACGTCATCAGACGCCAAAGGCAAACTGCTTCTACTGTTTAATAGCGCCTTCAATGCGAATGTAGCGCCGACCAAAGGTTTCAAACTGAAAGTAGAAGTCGTTTGA
- the LOC105342494 gene encoding transcription activator GAGA produces the protein MDIVLLVCVFTILPGAFPAHLSRNAAPSDRRSLRQSTGTSLPSRGGSSNSRVPIITSAELRAIYRARKIRRQQQLQEQQRRIAQMSKIQNNAATQQNLLSQLLTQQQQQQQTPLQQHTQLQQQQQIPISNDMLRNLLLAALLGNEMNTATNTAQVQTPKQSPPTATKGAANAAKTQIANNNPVVIETNGSIQLSEVKKANGQTHIVIDASSMGLNPLAATLKPGEDPPEPEIKLPFGHRK, from the exons ATGGATATTGTGTTACTGGTCTGTGTTTTCACCATCCTCCCAGGGGCTTTCCCGGCTCACCTTTCCAGAAAT GCCGCTCCGTCAGACAGACGATCTCTTCGCCAGTCAACTGGAACATCACTTCCAAGTCGGGGAGGTTCTTCCAACAGCCGAGTCCCCATCATTACCTCAGCGGAACTGCGTGCTATCTACAGAGCGCGGAAAATAAGAAGACAGCAGCAATTACAAGAGCAACAGAGACGAATCGCCCAAATGTCAAAGATACAAAACAATGCCGCAACCCAACAAAACTTGTTATCCCAGCTTCTTAcacagcagcagcagcagcaacaAACACCCCTTCAGCAACACACACAGCTCCAGCAACAGCAACAAATACCAATTTCCAATGATATGCTGCGAAACTTGTTGTTGGCAGCTTTACTAGGGAACGAAATGAATACAGCAACAAATACAGCACAGGTACAAACTCCAAAACAATCACCGCCAACAGCAACAAAGGGTGCAGCTAACGCAGCAAAGACACAAATTGCCAACAACAACCCAGTGGTTATAGAAACAAACGGAAGTATTCAGCTTTCAGAAGTCAAAAAAGCAAACGGACAAACACATATAGTGATTGATGCCTCCAGCATGGGACTAAATCCGCTGGCTGCAACCCTAAAACCCGGCGAAGATCCCCCGGAACCAGAAATCAAGTTGCCTTTTGGTCACAGGAAGTGA